From a single Alloactinosynnema sp. L-07 genomic region:
- a CDS encoding helix-turn-helix transcriptional regulator yields the protein MIRDRQPARARALGMGLQAARTRAAKTGRQVCAAAGMSLASLSRTENGKRAPSLVNVAALLAIYGVTGDERDDILDLAAKVHEPHWLETGDQLPRLLPALAGFEAEAKLIVHFAPFMVPGLLQTPAYMRSMAVHANADDLVVQERIEARLKRQEILGKIVAPQYVALLDEAALRRPFGGSEVMVQQLHWLIGRAQQPNITIRVIPFRHGGYMNPGMYSLMEFREAPPIVYVEAEGASGFLDGPKATQRFRSRTATLEKIALGSADSVNFLTRMVADYERS from the coding sequence ATGATCAGGGATCGTCAGCCCGCAAGGGCGCGCGCATTGGGTATGGGGTTGCAGGCGGCTCGCACGAGGGCGGCCAAGACCGGCAGGCAGGTGTGTGCGGCGGCTGGGATGTCACTCGCCAGCCTGAGCAGGACCGAGAACGGGAAACGGGCGCCATCGCTGGTGAACGTGGCCGCACTACTGGCGATCTACGGCGTGACCGGCGACGAACGGGATGACATCCTGGACCTCGCCGCGAAGGTCCACGAGCCCCACTGGCTTGAGACCGGAGATCAACTCCCGCGCCTTCTTCCTGCCCTGGCGGGATTCGAAGCCGAAGCCAAACTGATCGTTCACTTCGCACCGTTCATGGTGCCAGGTTTGTTGCAAACCCCTGCCTACATGCGATCGATGGCAGTCCACGCGAACGCCGACGACCTTGTCGTGCAGGAGCGAATCGAAGCGCGACTCAAGCGGCAGGAGATCCTGGGAAAGATCGTTGCCCCCCAATACGTCGCGCTGCTCGATGAGGCGGCCCTTCGCAGGCCGTTCGGCGGCTCCGAAGTCATGGTCCAGCAACTGCACTGGCTGATCGGTCGAGCACAGCAGCCGAACATCACCATTCGCGTCATCCCGTTTCGGCACGGCGGATACATGAATCCGGGCATGTACTCGCTGATGGAGTTCCGCGAAGCCCCGCCGATCGTCTACGTCGAGGCCGAAGGCGCGTCCGGCTTCCTCGACGGACCAAAAGCGACCCAGAGGTTTCGAAGCAGGACGGCTACCCTGGAGAAGATCGCGTTGGGATCAGCCGATTCGGTGAACTTCCTGACGAGGATGGTGGCCGACTACGAACGGAGCTGA
- a CDS encoding iron-sulfur cluster assembly accessory protein — translation MTTAQENTAEAATTTHGVVLSDAAAEKAKALLEQEGRDDMHLRIAVQPGGCAGLRYQLFFDERALDGDLYAEFGGVKVAVDRMSAPYVQGAVIDFVDTIEKQGFTIDNPNAGGSCACGDSFH, via the coding sequence ATGACGACCGCTCAGGAGAACACCGCCGAAGCGGCCACCACCACCCACGGTGTGGTGCTGTCGGACGCCGCCGCCGAGAAGGCCAAGGCCCTGCTCGAGCAGGAAGGCCGCGACGACATGCACCTGCGCATCGCGGTCCAGCCCGGCGGCTGCGCGGGCCTGCGCTACCAGCTCTTCTTCGACGAGCGCGCGCTCGACGGTGACCTGTACGCCGAGTTCGGCGGCGTCAAGGTGGCCGTGGACCGCATGAGCGCCCCGTACGTCCAGGGCGCAGTGATCGACTTCGTCGACACGATCGAGAAGCAGGGTTTCACCATCGACAACCCGAACGCCGGCGGCAGCTGCGCCTGCGGCGATAGTTTTCACTGA
- a CDS encoding DUF3043 domain-containing protein, translating into MRFLRRNAADSADSQVDEESAVAVGEDVPKGHTPGKGRPTPKRREAEGRKRGPVPPPPKTSREAMRRARGSKEERKALAAKRKDQRVEQRQRMLSGDEKYLMPRDRGPVKAYVRDLVDGKRNLLGLFMPLALLVVMSMFVQNFAIQQYATLASLVMLILMIIEGVINGRRFTRLARAKFPKENIRGASVGWYAFVRASQIRKLRAPKPRVSPGDKV; encoded by the coding sequence GTGAGGTTCCTTCGCCGTAACGCAGCAGACAGTGCCGACTCCCAGGTAGACGAGGAGTCCGCCGTCGCCGTGGGCGAGGACGTGCCCAAGGGACACACCCCCGGCAAGGGCAGGCCCACCCCCAAGCGCCGCGAGGCCGAAGGCCGAAAGCGCGGCCCCGTCCCGCCCCCGCCGAAGACCTCCCGCGAGGCCATGCGCCGCGCGCGCGGCTCGAAGGAAGAGCGCAAAGCGCTGGCCGCCAAGCGGAAGGACCAGCGCGTCGAGCAGCGCCAGCGCATGCTCAGCGGCGACGAGAAGTACCTGATGCCGCGCGACCGCGGCCCGGTCAAGGCGTATGTGCGCGACCTGGTCGACGGCAAGCGCAACCTGCTGGGCCTGTTCATGCCGCTGGCGCTGTTGGTGGTGATGTCGATGTTCGTGCAGAACTTCGCCATCCAGCAGTACGCGACGCTCGCGTCCCTGGTGATGCTGATCCTGATGATCATCGAAGGTGTCATCAACGGCCGCCGCTTCACCAGGCTGGCCCGCGCGAAGTTCCCCAAGGAGAACATCCGCGGGGCGTCGGTCGGCTGGTACGCCTTCGTGCGCGCCTCCCAGATCCGCAAACTGCGCGCCCCCAAGCCCCGCGTCTCCCCCGGCGACAAGGTCTAA
- a CDS encoding DUF397 domain-containing protein has product MHAQWRKSSFSSINEAECVEVAYQADVRVRDSKNPAGGDLTFGEAAWQRLVSESCSFVA; this is encoded by the coding sequence ATGCACGCACAGTGGCGCAAGTCGAGCTTCAGCAGCATCAATGAAGCCGAGTGCGTGGAGGTGGCCTACCAGGCCGACGTGCGTGTGCGGGACTCCAAGAACCCCGCAGGCGGCGACCTGACCTTCGGCGAGGCCGCCTGGCAGCGCCTAGTCTCGGAGTCATGCAGTTTCGTCGCCTAG
- the cobT gene encoding nicotinate-nucleotide--dimethylbenzimidazole phosphoribosyltransferase produces the protein MFQSVEAPSEAARREAVARHEQLTKPLGALGRLEEIGVWVAACQGVCPPKPFTRPRVVIFAGDHGIAKHGVSAYPSEVTAQMVANFLTGGAAINVLAATAGATVRVVDMSVDSDGEGLPEQVTAHKVRRSSGAIDREDALTQDEVEAAIAAGKAIADEEIDGGADLLVAGDMGIGNTTPAAVLIAALTGAEPVAVVGRGTGIDDQTWMRKAVAIRDAVRRARRVSADPVALLRTATGADIAAMAAFLAQAAVRRTPVILDGVIAGAAALAAEELAPGASQWWIAGHRSVEPAHTLVLDHLDLKPILELDMRLGEGSGAAAAIPLVAMATRVLAEMATFADAGVTEKPE, from the coding sequence GTGTTCCAGTCCGTCGAAGCGCCCAGCGAAGCCGCCCGCCGTGAGGCCGTGGCCCGCCATGAGCAGCTGACCAAGCCCCTTGGCGCACTCGGCAGGCTGGAAGAGATCGGTGTCTGGGTGGCGGCCTGCCAGGGCGTGTGCCCGCCCAAGCCGTTCACCCGCCCGCGCGTGGTGATCTTCGCGGGCGACCACGGCATCGCCAAGCACGGCGTCTCGGCCTACCCGAGCGAGGTCACCGCGCAGATGGTGGCCAACTTCCTCACCGGCGGCGCCGCGATCAACGTGCTGGCCGCGACCGCTGGCGCCACCGTCCGCGTGGTCGACATGTCGGTCGACTCCGACGGCGAGGGTCTGCCCGAGCAGGTCACCGCGCACAAGGTCCGCCGTTCCAGCGGCGCGATCGACCGCGAGGACGCCCTCACCCAGGACGAGGTCGAGGCCGCCATCGCGGCGGGCAAGGCGATCGCCGACGAGGAGATCGACGGCGGCGCCGACCTGCTGGTCGCGGGTGACATGGGCATCGGCAACACCACCCCGGCCGCCGTCCTGATCGCCGCGCTGACCGGCGCCGAGCCCGTCGCCGTGGTCGGCCGCGGCACCGGCATCGACGACCAGACCTGGATGCGCAAGGCCGTCGCCATCCGCGACGCCGTCCGCCGCGCCCGCCGCGTCAGCGCCGACCCGGTCGCCCTGCTGCGCACCGCGACCGGTGCCGACATCGCCGCCATGGCCGCCTTCCTGGCCCAGGCCGCGGTCCGCCGCACCCCGGTCATCCTCGACGGCGTCATCGCGGGCGCCGCTGCCCTCGCCGCCGAGGAACTCGCCCCGGGCGCGTCCCAGTGGTGGATCGCCGGTCACCGCTCGGTCGAGCCCGCCCACACGCTCGTGCTGGACCACCTCGACCTCAAGCCGATCCTCGAACTCGACATGCGCCTCGGCGAGGGTTCCGGCGCGGCGGCCGCCATCCCGCTGGTCGCCATGGCCACCCGCGTCCTCGCCGAGATGGCCACCTTCGCCGACGCCGGAGTCACCGAGAAGCCGGAATAG
- the cobS gene encoding adenosylcobinamide-GDP ribazoletransferase, which produces MRLALSWLTVLPVHTDKVDRRAARTAIAVAPVVGLLLGLTAAGLLYALHEAGLPSLLGGLLAVAFLALATRGMHLDGLADTADGLGCYGPPERALAVMKDGGAGPFAVVALIITLGAQATAFAALTPDRWGAVVLAVTAGRATFSAACRTGIPAARPEGLGALVAGTQPWWVPAGWTIALAAASLLVVPGKLWLGPLSVALAAVAVIVLIRHTARRFGGLTGDTLGAASELATTIVLVAATLSP; this is translated from the coding sequence ATGCGCCTAGCGCTGTCCTGGCTCACGGTCCTCCCGGTGCACACCGACAAGGTCGACCGCCGCGCCGCCCGCACCGCCATCGCGGTCGCCCCGGTGGTCGGCCTGCTCCTGGGACTGACGGCGGCCGGACTGCTCTACGCGCTGCACGAAGCCGGGCTCCCGTCCCTGCTGGGCGGTTTGCTGGCCGTGGCGTTCCTTGCCTTGGCGACCCGGGGGATGCACCTGGACGGCTTGGCCGACACGGCGGACGGCCTCGGCTGCTACGGCCCACCCGAACGGGCCCTGGCCGTGATGAAGGACGGCGGCGCTGGCCCGTTCGCCGTGGTGGCCCTGATAATCACTCTCGGCGCCCAGGCGACTGCTTTCGCCGCGCTCACGCCAGACCGGTGGGGCGCGGTGGTCTTGGCCGTCACGGCGGGCCGCGCGACGTTCTCGGCCGCCTGCCGGACGGGAATCCCGGCGGCCCGGCCAGAGGGACTCGGCGCGCTTGTCGCGGGCACACAGCCGTGGTGGGTACCCGCGGGCTGGACCATCGCGTTGGCCGCGGCCTCTCTGCTCGTCGTGCCAGGGAAGCTGTGGCTCGGCCCGCTGTCAGTGGCACTCGCCGCGGTGGCGGTGATCGTGCTCATCCGACACACAGCGCGGAGGTTCGGCGGACTCACCGGGGACACACTCGGCGCGGCCTCAGAACTGGCGACCACAATCGTCCTGGTCGCCGCAACACTCAGTCCATAG
- a CDS encoding leucyl aminopeptidase — MTAPKLALATAPVTEAAVDAIVIGTVQNGSGVALAPGGDQVDAAFDGKLTELLTTLGATGKAGEIVKVPTLGKLSAALIVAAGLGKVDGTPTAEQVRRASGVAARALGDTKRAATTLSSIDLQAAAEGSLLGAYRFASYKSESTAPELAKIDLTGPAEGAAKDHRATLKAATAIAEAVATARDFVNTPPNDLYPASFAEKAAELAKGTGVDVEILDEKALRKGGFGGILGVGVGSTRLPRLVRLTYKGPKAKKKVALVGKGITFDTGGISIKPSANMEQMTSDMSGAAAVIATVLLAAKLKYPLEITATVPMAENMPSGAAYRPGDVLTMYGGKTVEILNTDAEGRLILADAMVLACEDNPDYLIETSTLTGAQMVALGNRTCGIMGSDEFRDRVTKLAQETGEGGWAMPLPEELRGDLDSRIADLANVTGHRWGGMLAAGIFLREFVGEGIPWAHIDCAGPAFNAGEPWGYTSRGGTGLPVRTLAAILADIALNG, encoded by the coding sequence GTGACCGCCCCCAAGCTGGCCCTGGCCACCGCGCCGGTGACCGAGGCCGCCGTCGACGCCATCGTGATCGGCACCGTGCAGAACGGATCGGGCGTCGCACTGGCCCCCGGCGGCGACCAGGTGGACGCCGCGTTCGACGGCAAGCTGACCGAGCTGCTGACGACACTGGGCGCGACCGGCAAAGCGGGCGAGATCGTCAAGGTCCCCACCCTGGGCAAGCTGTCCGCTGCCCTGATCGTGGCCGCCGGACTGGGCAAGGTCGACGGAACGCCGACCGCCGAGCAGGTGCGCCGCGCCTCCGGTGTCGCCGCCCGCGCGCTCGGCGACACCAAGCGCGCCGCCACGACGCTGTCGAGCATCGACCTGCAGGCCGCCGCCGAAGGCTCCCTGCTCGGTGCCTACCGCTTCGCGAGCTACAAGTCGGAGTCCACCGCGCCCGAGCTGGCCAAGATCGACCTAACGGGCCCGGCCGAAGGCGCCGCGAAGGACCACCGCGCCACCCTCAAGGCGGCCACCGCGATCGCCGAGGCCGTCGCCACGGCCCGCGACTTCGTCAACACCCCGCCCAACGACCTGTACCCGGCCTCGTTCGCTGAGAAGGCCGCAGAGCTGGCCAAGGGCACCGGCGTCGACGTGGAGATCCTCGACGAGAAGGCGCTGCGCAAGGGCGGCTTCGGCGGCATCCTCGGCGTCGGCGTCGGCTCGACCCGCCTGCCGCGCCTGGTCCGCCTGACCTACAAGGGGCCCAAGGCCAAGAAGAAGGTCGCCCTGGTCGGCAAGGGCATCACCTTCGACACCGGCGGCATCTCGATCAAGCCGTCGGCCAACATGGAGCAGATGACCTCCGACATGAGCGGCGCCGCCGCCGTGATCGCCACGGTCCTGCTGGCCGCCAAGCTGAAGTACCCGCTGGAGATCACCGCGACGGTCCCGATGGCGGAGAACATGCCCTCCGGCGCGGCCTACCGCCCCGGCGACGTGCTGACCATGTACGGCGGCAAGACCGTCGAGATCCTCAACACCGACGCCGAGGGCAGGCTGATCCTGGCCGACGCCATGGTGCTCGCCTGCGAGGACAACCCGGACTACCTGATCGAGACCTCGACGCTGACCGGCGCGCAGATGGTCGCACTTGGCAACCGCACCTGCGGGATCATGGGCTCCGACGAGTTCCGCGACCGCGTCACCAAGCTCGCCCAGGAGACCGGCGAGGGCGGCTGGGCCATGCCGCTGCCCGAGGAACTGCGCGGCGACCTCGACTCGCGCATCGCCGACCTGGCCAACGTCACCGGCCACCGCTGGGGCGGCATGCTGGCGGCGGGCATCTTCCTGCGCGAGTTCGTCGGCGAGGGCATCCCGTGGGCGCACATCGACTGCGCGGGCCCGGCGTTCAACGCGGGCGAGCCGTGGGGCTACACCAGCCGCGGCGGCACCGGCCTGCCCGTGCGCACACTGGCCGCGATCCTGGCCGACATCGCGCTCAACGGTTAA
- the lpdA gene encoding dihydrolipoyl dehydrogenase produces MTDTSADLVILGGGSGGYACAFRAAELGLSVILVEKDKVGGTCLHRGCIPTKALLHAAEVADLAREGDQFGVKSSLEGIDMNGVNSYKDGIVAGLHKGLQGLFKANKVTVVEGTGKFVGGTTVEVDGTRYTGKNIVLATGSYAKTLPGLEIGGRIITSDQALNLDYVPERVVVLGGGVIGVEFASVWRSFGAEVTIVEALPRLVPLEDEWASKQLERAFRKRGIKFKTGVRFTGATQTEDAVTVSLESGETFDADLLLVAVGRGPNSAGHGYEEAGVAMERGFVLTDDRLRTNLPGVFAVGDLVPGLQLAHRGFQQGIFIAEEIAGQNPKVIDEAGIPKVTYCNPEVASVGLSEAQAKEKYGSAETLVYNLSGNGKSQILKTSGGIKLVKAPDGPVVGVTMVGERVGELIGEAQLIYSWEAYPEDIAPLIHAHPTQNEALGEAFLALAGKPLHVHG; encoded by the coding sequence GTGACTGACACGTCCGCTGACCTGGTCATCCTGGGCGGTGGGTCCGGTGGCTACGCCTGCGCATTCCGCGCGGCGGAGCTCGGACTCTCCGTCATCCTGGTCGAGAAGGACAAAGTCGGCGGCACGTGCCTGCACCGCGGCTGCATCCCGACCAAGGCGCTGCTGCACGCCGCCGAGGTCGCCGACCTCGCCCGCGAAGGTGACCAGTTCGGGGTGAAGTCCTCGCTCGAGGGCATCGACATGAACGGCGTCAACTCGTACAAGGACGGCATCGTCGCGGGCCTGCACAAGGGCCTGCAGGGGCTATTCAAGGCCAACAAGGTCACCGTGGTCGAGGGCACCGGCAAGTTCGTCGGCGGCACGACCGTCGAGGTCGACGGCACGCGCTACACCGGCAAGAACATCGTGCTCGCCACCGGCTCCTACGCCAAGACGCTGCCCGGCCTCGAGATCGGCGGCCGAATCATCACCAGCGACCAGGCCCTCAACCTCGACTACGTGCCGGAGAGGGTCGTCGTCCTCGGCGGCGGCGTCATCGGCGTCGAGTTCGCCAGCGTGTGGCGCTCCTTCGGCGCCGAGGTGACCATCGTCGAGGCGCTGCCCCGGCTGGTCCCGCTGGAGGACGAGTGGGCCTCCAAGCAGCTCGAGCGCGCCTTCCGCAAGCGCGGCATCAAGTTCAAGACCGGCGTCCGCTTCACCGGCGCCACCCAGACCGAAGACGCGGTGACGGTTTCACTCGAATCCGGCGAGACCTTCGACGCCGACCTGCTGCTCGTGGCCGTCGGCCGCGGCCCCAACAGCGCGGGCCACGGCTACGAGGAGGCCGGTGTCGCCATGGAGCGCGGCTTCGTCCTCACCGACGACCGCCTGCGCACCAACCTGCCCGGCGTGTTCGCCGTCGGCGACCTCGTGCCCGGCCTGCAGCTGGCCCACCGCGGTTTCCAGCAGGGCATCTTCATCGCCGAGGAGATCGCCGGGCAGAACCCGAAGGTGATCGACGAGGCGGGCATCCCCAAGGTCACCTACTGCAACCCGGAGGTGGCCTCGGTCGGCCTGTCCGAGGCGCAGGCCAAGGAGAAGTACGGCTCCGCCGAGACCCTGGTCTACAACCTCTCGGGCAACGGCAAGAGCCAGATCCTCAAGACCAGCGGCGGCATCAAGCTCGTCAAGGCGCCCGACGGCCCTGTCGTCGGCGTGACGATGGTCGGCGAGCGGGTCGGCGAACTGATCGGCGAGGCGCAGCTGATCTACAGCTGGGAGGCCTACCCGGAGGACATCGCGCCGCTCATCCACGCGCACCCCACCCAGAACGAGGCCCTGGGCGAGGCCTTCCTCGCCCTGGCAGGCAAGCCCCTGCACGTGCACGGCTGA
- a CDS encoding glycerate kinase, which yields MRVVIAPDCFGGTLTATEAAEAIAEGWRRASPDDELALRPLADGGPGFVSVIHTAMGGVLHRATVTGPLGSPVAATWLMRGGVAYIESAEAAGLHLVPAERRPQVCEHVTTRGVGELIAAARDKGAHEIIVGLGGSATTDGGSGALTALGVTGIDGMGSPLLPGALGDCVRVDGVADIGRAVLIAASDVENPLLGPHGAAATFGPQKGADPAGVERLDRALTTWADSIAAWAGRDVRDTPGAGAAGGLGFALLALGAEMKSGADIVSGATNLSASIGWADLVITGEGSFDWQSLRGKLVTRVAGVAAARGVPCLALAGQVAVGRRQAAAAGVEAAYSVVDHVGSVEASMADPAGTLADLAEHVAGQWAKG from the coding sequence ATGCGAGTCGTCATCGCCCCGGACTGCTTCGGCGGCACTCTGACCGCCACCGAGGCCGCCGAGGCCATCGCCGAGGGGTGGCGGCGGGCCTCGCCCGACGACGAACTGGCCCTGCGGCCGCTGGCCGACGGCGGACCGGGCTTCGTCAGCGTCATCCATACCGCCATGGGCGGAGTGCTGCATCGCGCGACGGTGACCGGGCCGCTGGGCAGTCCTGTCGCGGCGACCTGGCTGATGCGCGGCGGCGTCGCCTACATCGAGTCGGCGGAGGCGGCGGGCCTGCATCTGGTCCCGGCCGAGCGTCGTCCGCAGGTGTGCGAGCACGTCACCACGCGCGGTGTCGGCGAGCTCATCGCCGCGGCCAGGGACAAAGGCGCGCACGAGATCATCGTCGGCCTAGGCGGCAGCGCGACCACAGACGGCGGGTCGGGCGCGCTGACCGCGCTCGGCGTCACCGGGATCGACGGCATGGGCTCGCCGTTGCTGCCCGGTGCCCTTGGCGACTGCGTGCGGGTCGACGGCGTGGCCGACATCGGCCGGGCCGTCCTGATCGCCGCGTCCGACGTGGAGAACCCGCTGCTCGGCCCGCACGGGGCCGCCGCGACATTCGGCCCGCAGAAGGGCGCCGACCCGGCCGGGGTCGAACGGCTCGACCGCGCGCTGACCACGTGGGCGGACTCGATCGCCGCGTGGGCCGGGCGTGATGTCCGTGACACCCCCGGCGCGGGCGCGGCGGGCGGGCTCGGGTTCGCCCTGCTCGCGTTGGGCGCGGAGATGAAGTCCGGGGCCGACATCGTCAGCGGCGCGACCAACCTCAGCGCGTCGATCGGCTGGGCCGACCTGGTGATCACCGGGGAGGGCAGCTTCGACTGGCAGTCACTGCGCGGCAAGCTCGTGACCAGGGTCGCGGGCGTCGCGGCGGCCCGTGGCGTGCCGTGTTTGGCGTTGGCCGGGCAGGTCGCGGTGGGGCGCAGGCAGGCCGCCGCGGCGGGCGTCGAGGCGGCGTACTCGGTGGTCGACCACGTGGGCTCGGTCGAGGCGTCCATGGCCGACCCGGCGGGCACGCTGGCCGACCTCGCCGAGCACGTGGCGGGCCAGTGGGCCAAAGGGTGA
- a CDS encoding branched-chain amino acid aminotransferase translates to MTPMLPFTRTLNPQPATPDRVAEVLAKPGFGQHFTDHMVTIRHSREHGWHDARTEPYGSITLDPSAMVLHYGQAIFEGLKAYRQPDGSIASFRPEANAARFRASARRIAMPELPDELFLESLREIIAVDSRWVPERDEESLYIRPFMISTEAGLGVRPASEYLYVLIASPAGSYFAGGIKPVTVWLSTEYVRAAPGGTGAAKFAGNYAASLVAQAQAAEQGCDQVVWLDAVERRWVEEMGGMNLFFVFGDRVVTPELSGALLPGITRDSLLQLAADQGYSVEERRISTEEWEKKAESGELTEVFACGTAAVITPVGHVKHADGSFSISGGDTGPVTSKLRSTLTSLQRGAADPHGWMTVLG, encoded by the coding sequence ATGACGCCTATGTTGCCGTTCACACGGACACTCAACCCCCAGCCGGCGACCCCGGACAGGGTTGCGGAGGTACTGGCGAAGCCAGGCTTCGGGCAGCACTTCACCGACCACATGGTGACGATCCGCCACTCCCGCGAGCACGGGTGGCACGACGCCCGGACTGAGCCATACGGCTCGATCACGCTGGACCCCTCCGCGATGGTGCTGCACTACGGGCAGGCCATCTTCGAAGGCCTCAAGGCCTACCGCCAGCCGGACGGCTCTATCGCGTCGTTCCGGCCAGAAGCCAACGCCGCGCGCTTCCGCGCCTCCGCGCGTCGCATAGCGATGCCGGAGCTGCCGGACGAGCTGTTCCTCGAATCCCTGCGCGAGATCATCGCCGTCGACTCGCGATGGGTTCCCGAGCGGGACGAGGAATCGCTCTACATCCGGCCGTTCATGATCTCCACCGAGGCGGGCCTCGGGGTGCGCCCCGCCAGCGAGTACCTCTATGTGCTGATCGCCTCGCCCGCCGGGTCCTACTTCGCGGGCGGCATCAAGCCGGTCACCGTGTGGCTGTCGACCGAGTACGTCCGGGCGGCGCCCGGCGGCACCGGCGCGGCCAAGTTCGCCGGGAACTACGCGGCCTCGCTGGTCGCGCAGGCACAGGCGGCGGAGCAGGGCTGCGACCAGGTCGTGTGGCTCGACGCGGTCGAGCGGCGCTGGGTGGAGGAGATGGGCGGCATGAACCTCTTCTTCGTCTTCGGCGACCGCGTGGTCACCCCCGAGCTGTCCGGCGCGCTGCTGCCGGGCATCACCCGCGACTCGCTGCTCCAGCTCGCCGCCGACCAGGGCTATTCGGTCGAGGAGCGGCGGATCTCGACTGAGGAGTGGGAGAAGAAGGCCGAGTCCGGCGAGCTGACCGAGGTGTTCGCGTGCGGGACCGCCGCGGTGATCACGCCGGTCGGGCACGTGAAGCACGCCGACGGGTCGTTCTCCATCTCCGGTGGCGACACCGGTCCGGTCACCTCGAAGCTGCGCTCGACGCTGACCTCGCTGCAGCGCGGCGCCGCCGACCCGCACGGCTGGATGACCGTTCTGGGCTGA
- a CDS encoding bifunctional adenosylcobinamide kinase/adenosylcobinamide-phosphate guanylyltransferase, with translation MNRTLVLGGARSGKSAHAEGLVTAEATYLATARRIPGDVDWDARIAEHISRRPAVWRTVETPDTDSLVAALDNASPADTLLVDDIATWLTGVIDDADGWESRVDLAPQRDRLVTAVAGCRASLVVVSAEVGLGVIPATRSGRLFRDELGAVNASLAEVCTEVLLLVAGLPLRLK, from the coding sequence GTGAACAGGACGCTGGTGCTCGGCGGGGCGCGGTCAGGAAAATCGGCGCACGCCGAAGGGCTCGTCACGGCCGAGGCCACCTACCTGGCCACCGCCCGCCGCATCCCCGGCGACGTCGACTGGGACGCCCGCATCGCCGAGCACATCTCCCGCCGCCCCGCCGTTTGGCGGACCGTCGAGACCCCGGACACCGATTCCCTCGTCGCGGCGCTCGACAACGCTTCCCCCGCCGACACCCTGCTCGTCGACGACATCGCGACCTGGCTGACCGGGGTGATCGACGACGCCGACGGGTGGGAGAGCCGGGTCGACCTGGCCCCGCAGCGCGACCGGCTGGTCACCGCCGTGGCGGGCTGCCGGGCGAGCCTGGTCGTCGTCTCCGCGGAGGTCGGCCTGGGTGTCATCCCGGCGACCCGCTCTGGCAGGCTCTTCCGCGACGAGCTCGGAGCGGTCAACGCGTCCCTGGCCGAGGTCTGCACCGAGGTGCTGCTCCTGGTCGCGGGCCTGCCGCTCCGGCTGAAATGA
- a CDS encoding aldo/keto reductase family protein → MQFRRLGRSGLNVSEISYGNWLTHGSQVEEDAAHACVRAALDAGITTFDTADVYANTKAESVLGRALAGERREGLEIFTKVFWPTGPGGPNDKGLGRKHIMESAHASLKRLGTDYVDLYQAHRFDRTVPLEETMLAFADLVRQGKVLYVGVSEWNAEQITRGAALARELNVPLISSQPQYSMLWRIIEEQVVPACEREGISQIVWSPIAQGVLTGKYKPGAEAPAGSRATDEAGGKNMIANWLRDDVLTAVQNLEPLAKEADLTLAQLAVAWVLQNPNVASAIVGASRPEQVAENVKAAGVKLDADLLVKIDEALEGVIERDPMQTRTP, encoded by the coding sequence ATGCAGTTTCGTCGCCTAGGCCGCAGCGGCCTGAACGTCAGCGAGATCTCCTACGGCAACTGGCTCACCCACGGCTCCCAAGTGGAGGAAGACGCCGCGCACGCGTGTGTGCGGGCCGCCCTCGACGCGGGCATAACGACTTTCGACACCGCCGACGTGTACGCCAACACCAAGGCGGAGTCCGTCCTCGGCCGGGCGCTCGCCGGTGAGCGGCGCGAGGGCCTGGAGATCTTCACCAAGGTCTTCTGGCCGACCGGCCCCGGCGGTCCCAACGACAAAGGCTTGGGCCGCAAGCACATCATGGAGTCAGCGCACGCGTCGCTGAAGCGGCTCGGCACCGACTACGTCGACCTCTACCAGGCGCACCGGTTCGACCGGACCGTGCCGCTGGAAGAGACCATGCTCGCCTTCGCCGACCTGGTCCGCCAGGGCAAAGTGCTCTACGTCGGCGTCTCCGAGTGGAACGCCGAGCAGATCACCCGGGGCGCGGCGCTGGCCCGTGAGCTGAACGTGCCGCTGATCTCCAGCCAGCCGCAGTACTCGATGCTGTGGCGGATCATCGAGGAGCAGGTCGTCCCCGCGTGTGAACGTGAGGGCATCTCGCAGATCGTTTGGTCGCCGATCGCTCAGGGTGTGCTCACCGGCAAGTACAAGCCGGGCGCCGAGGCCCCGGCGGGCTCGCGGGCGACCGACGAGGCGGGCGGCAAGAACATGATCGCCAACTGGCTGCGCGACGACGTCCTCACCGCCGTGCAGAACCTGGAGCCGCTGGCGAAGGAAGCCGACCTGACGCTGGCTCAGCTCGCCGTCGCGTGGGTCCTGCAGAACCCGAACGTCGCCTCCGCCATCGTCGGCGCGTCGCGGCCGGAGCAGGTCGCGGAGAACGTCAAGGCCGCCGGGGTGAAGCTCGACGCCGACCTGCTGGTCAAGATCGATGAGGCCCTCGAAGGCGTCATCGAACGCGACCCGATGCAGACGCGTACGCCTTAG